A window from Citrobacter amalonaticus encodes these proteins:
- the hemN gene encoding oxygen-independent coproporphyrinogen III oxidase: protein MSEQQIDWDQALIQKYNYSGPRYTSYPTALEFSDAFGEPAFLQAVARYPERPLSLYVHIPFCHKLCYFCGCNKIVTRQQHKADQYLDALEQEILHRAPLFAGRKVSQLHWGGGTPTYLNKAQISRLMALLRNHFHFNADAEISIEVDPREIELDVLDHLRAEGFNRLSMGVQDFNKEVQRLVNREQDEEFIFALLNHARDIGFTSTNIDLIYGLPKQTPESFAFTLKRVAELSPDRLSVFNYAHLPTLFAAQRKIKDADLPSAQQKLDILQETISSLTETGYQFIGMDHFARPDDELAIAQREGVLHRNFQGYTTQGDTDLLGMGVSAISMIGDCYAQNQKELKLYYQQVDEQGNALWRGIALTRDDCIRRDVIKSLICNFRLDTAAVEQQWDLNFADYFAEDLKLLAPLAKDGLVDVTTKGIQVTPKGRLLIRNICMCFDAYLRQKARMQQFSRVI, encoded by the coding sequence ATGTCAGAACAACAAATAGACTGGGATCAGGCCCTGATCCAGAAATATAACTATTCCGGGCCGCGCTATACCTCGTACCCGACCGCGCTGGAATTTTCTGATGCGTTTGGCGAACCGGCATTTTTACAGGCTGTCGCGCGCTATCCTGAGCGTCCGCTCTCGCTTTACGTCCATATCCCGTTTTGCCACAAGCTCTGCTACTTCTGCGGCTGCAATAAGATTGTGACCCGTCAGCAGCATAAGGCCGATCAGTATCTGGATGCACTCGAACAGGAAATTCTGCACCGTGCGCCGCTGTTTGCCGGACGCAAGGTCAGCCAACTGCACTGGGGCGGCGGCACGCCGACTTACCTGAATAAAGCGCAAATCAGTCGCCTGATGGCGCTGCTGCGAAATCATTTCCACTTCAATGCGGATGCGGAGATTTCGATCGAAGTCGATCCCCGTGAGATTGAGCTGGATGTGCTCGATCATTTACGCGCGGAAGGCTTTAATCGTCTCAGCATGGGCGTGCAGGACTTCAACAAAGAGGTCCAGCGACTGGTTAACCGTGAGCAGGATGAGGAGTTTATTTTTGCGCTGCTCAATCACGCACGTGACATTGGCTTTACGTCGACCAATATCGATCTGATCTACGGTTTACCTAAACAGACGCCGGAAAGTTTCGCCTTTACCCTGAAGCGGGTTGCGGAATTAAGCCCCGATCGTCTGAGCGTCTTTAACTATGCGCATTTGCCGACGCTGTTTGCCGCGCAGCGCAAAATAAAAGATGCCGATCTGCCCAGCGCGCAGCAGAAGCTGGATATTTTGCAGGAAACCATCTCCTCGCTGACAGAGACCGGCTATCAGTTTATTGGTATGGACCATTTTGCCCGCCCGGATGACGAACTGGCGATTGCCCAGCGCGAAGGCGTTCTCCACCGTAATTTTCAGGGATATACCACCCAGGGTGACACCGATCTGCTGGGGATGGGCGTTTCTGCCATCAGTATGATTGGCGATTGCTATGCCCAGAACCAGAAAGAGCTGAAACTCTACTATCAGCAGGTGGATGAGCAGGGAAATGCCTTATGGCGCGGTATCGCGCTGACTCGCGATGACTGTATCCGTCGTGACGTCATCAAGTCGCTTATCTGCAATTTCCGTCTCGACACTGCCGCAGTTGAGCAGCAGTGGGATCTGAACTTCGCGGATTATTTTGCCGAAGACCTGAAGCTGTTGGCGCCGCTGGCGAAAGATGGGCTGGTGGATGTGACAACGAAGGGGATT
- the yihI gene encoding Der GTPase-activating protein YihI, whose product MKSTSTPRGKGPAKARRKTREELNQEARDRKRQKKHRGHAAGSRATGGDAAPGGKNKNQQKDPRIGSKTPIPLGVTEKVTKQHKPKSEKPMLSPQAELDLLETDERLDALLERLEAGETLSAEDQSWVDAKLDRIDELMQKLGLSYDDDEEEEDDEKQEDMMRLLRGGN is encoded by the coding sequence ATGAAATCCACTTCTACACCACGCGGCAAAGGCCCTGCAAAGGCACGCCGTAAAACCCGCGAAGAGCTGAATCAGGAAGCTCGTGACCGCAAGCGTCAGAAAAAACACCGTGGACACGCGGCGGGTAGCCGTGCGACCGGTGGTGACGCGGCGCCAGGTGGTAAAAACAAGAACCAACAGAAAGATCCACGCATCGGCAGTAAAACCCCTATTCCATTGGGCGTGACCGAAAAAGTCACCAAACAGCACAAACCGAAGAGCGAGAAACCTATGCTTTCACCGCAGGCTGAGTTGGATTTACTGGAAACAGATGAGCGCCTGGATGCGCTGTTAGAACGTCTTGAAGCAGGCGAAACCTTGAGCGCGGAAGATCAGTCCTGGGTGGATGCCAAACTGGATCGCATCGATGAACTGATGCAGAAGCTGGGTCTCTCCTACGATGATGACGAAGAAGAGGAAGATGATGAGAAGCAGGAAGATATGATGCGCCTGCTGCGTGGCGGTAACTAA